A region of Hymenobacter sp. J193 DNA encodes the following proteins:
- a CDS encoding conjugal transfer protein TraG N-terminal domain-containing protein: MQFIQQFILGFLFVCGPISICLSVIPSFGQLAMSWLQNFLAVQFWGLSFALLDLLYTYYTSSNTTFGGVFAGPAAVEQDTKQLVVSVAFIMLYLMVPYLTSLIIGSSAAQSFVGSVVGMAASAAAAGAGVSAGMNGGGHGVSGAIGRAMGGGSKAAGGSAGGGGGDGGGSSGGGTPAPVAAARLRRACPPSPCRTR; the protein is encoded by the coding sequence ATGCAGTTCATCCAGCAGTTCATTCTCGGGTTTCTGTTTGTCTGCGGCCCCATTTCCATCTGCCTGTCGGTTATTCCTTCCTTCGGCCAACTGGCGATGAGCTGGCTGCAAAACTTCCTGGCCGTGCAGTTCTGGGGGCTGTCGTTTGCCCTGCTGGACCTGCTCTACACCTACTACACGTCCTCCAATACCACGTTCGGCGGGGTGTTCGCGGGGCCGGCCGCCGTCGAGCAAGACACCAAGCAACTGGTGGTGTCGGTCGCCTTCATCATGCTCTACCTCATGGTGCCCTACCTGACCAGCCTCATCATCGGCTCCTCGGCCGCCCAAAGCTTCGTGGGCTCGGTGGTGGGCATGGCCGCATCGGCGGCCGCGGCGGGCGCCGGCGTCTCGGCAGGCATGAATGGCGGCGGGCACGGCGTATCCGGCGCCATCGGCCGCGCCATGGGCGGCGGCAGCAAAGCAGCCGGCGGCAGCGCGGGCGGCGGAGGTGGTGATGGTGGTGGCAGCTCCGGCGGCGGGACGCCCGCGCCAGTGGCGGCAGCTCGGCTTCGGCGGGCCTGCCCACCATCACCATGTCGGACGCGCTGA